Proteins co-encoded in one Arachis stenosperma cultivar V10309 chromosome 7, arast.V10309.gnm1.PFL2, whole genome shotgun sequence genomic window:
- the LOC130939248 gene encoding uncharacterized protein LOC130939248: MASEESFVVLVHHRGSVNRKTRSGVKFTDKNPLCIVITSTTSYDDLVSAVLMKLGLEGAKRVKKFFYRIPVTVLQNTVKYDCFTINNDADLQVMYLCRRQFPEVRTPELLARLVDVVSSSGGSNRNTNTIANAAGSSSRPAVASSSVPVYEPVVQHVASPSFAVDLNATEGDEVVERENLPNALLGVAPVGVGDGFLDDEDEDDVEPDMIDDDSADDEGVLGHAVGFGARDAEGTTGLTEFQVGQQFQDKDEALLSVKTYSIRRGVQYKVVESDHRRYVGKCSEFGNGCTWLIRLSLRKRKGIWEVKRYNGPHTCLATSISSDHRSLDYHVISAFIMPMVRADASVSIKVLLNATAAHFGFRPTYRRVWMAKQKSIALIYGDWDESYNDLPRWVLGVQLTMPGSVAVLKTSPVRVGGQVDESQAYFHRLFWTFPPCIEAFRHCKPLISIDGTHLYGKYGGTLLIAIAQDGNSNILPVAFALVEGENAESWTFFLSHLRQHVTPQPGLLVISDRHNGIKAALEAPDGGWLPPSAYRAFCIRHVAANFALTFKGKDARRLLVNAAYAKTEVEFDYWFDILRSEDPAMCEWANRIDYSLWTQHRDEGRRFGHMTTNISECVNSILKGVRNLPVASLVKATYCRLAELFVRKGREAEAQMGTGQQFSQHLVKCIEANMKTARCFTVTLYDRDNSEFTVAETTPTGSFSLGTYRVSLASRTCDCGYFQALHFPCQHALACCAYSRVTWTSYVHSVYQISSVFNVYRMGFTPPIPEGFWPPYDGPMVIPDPAMRRAKEGRPRSTRIRTNMDEADPNRPKRCGLCRQPGHTRRSCPQVGGSSQTGHH, from the exons atggctagtgaggagagttttgTGGTTTTGGTGCACCACAGAGGATCTGTTAATAGAAAAACTCGTTCCGGAGTAAAGTTCACAGATAAGAATCCTCTATGTATTGTCATAACATCTACGACGAGTTACGATGACCTTGTTAGCGCTGTACTAATGAAGCTCGGTCTGGAGGGTGCGAAGCGGGTAAAGAAGTTTTTCTATCGCATTCCAGTCACGGTGCTACAGAATACGGTGAAGTATGATTGCTTCACGATTAATAATGATGCGGACTTGCAAGTAATGTATCTCTGTCGGCGGCAGTTTCCGGAGGTGAGGACACCGGAGTTGTTGGCCCGGCTGGTTGATGTTGTATCCAGCTCCGGCGGTTCGAACAGGAATACGAACACTATAGCGAATGCAGCAGGTTCTAGTTCCCGGCCTGCCGTTGCTTCCTCGTCCGTCCCTGTGTACGAACCAGTGGTCCAACATGTCGCCTCCCCATCTTTCGCTGTTGACCTCAATGCCACCGAAGGCGACGAGGTAGTGGAAAGGGAAAATTTGCCGAACGCTTTACTGGGAGTTGCACCTGTTGGCGTAGGAGACGGTTTTTTGGACGATGAAGACGAGGATGACGTCGAGCCGGATATGATTGACGATGATAGCGCTGATG ATGAGGGGGTTTTAGGGCACGCTGTTGGATTCGGAGCTAGAGATGCGGAAGGGACTACTGGTCTGACAGAGTTCCAGGTTGGTCAGCAATTCCAGGATAAAGATGAGGCCCTTTTAAGTGTGAAGACTTACAGCATCCGGCGAGGGGTACAGTACAAGGTGGTGGAGTCCGATCACCGCCGGTATGTGGGCAAGTGTTCGGAGTTTGGGAATGGGTGCACATGGTTGATTCGACTGAGTCTCCGGAAGCGCAAGGGCATTTGGGAGGTCAAACGGTACAATGGACCTCACACTTGCCTGGCCACATCCATCTCGAGTGACCACAGGAGTTTGGATTATCATGTGATTTCCGCGTTCATTATGCCAATGGTTAGGGCCGATGCATCCGTGAGCATCAAGGTGCTCCTGAACGCCACGGCAGCGCACTTTGGTTTTAGGCCGACTTACCGGAGGGTTTGGATGGCGAAGCAGAAATCTATTGCCCTCATATACGGTGACTGGGATGAGTCCTACAACGACCTGCCTAGGTGGGTCTTGGGTGTCCAGCTGACGATGCCTGGGAGTGTTGCGGTCCTGAAGACGAGCCCGGTTCGAGTTGGAGGACAGGTGGACGAATCTCAAGCGTACTTCCACAGACTTTTCTGGACTTTCCCGCCCTGCATCGAGGCATTCCGTCATTGCAAGCCGCTAATCAGCATTGACGGCACACATTTGTATGGGAAGTATGGGGGAACGTTGCTCATCGCGATTGCACAGGATGGGAACTCCAACATTCTACCTGTGGCATTCGCACTAGTAGAGGGTGAGAATGCGGAGTCCTGGACATTCTTTCTCTCGCACCTTCGACAGCACGTGACGCCGCAGCCCGGTCTGTTGGTTATATCGGACAGGCACAACGGCATCAAGGCTGCGCTTGAGGCTCCTGACGGCGGTTGGCTACCTCCATCTGCGTACCGTGCATTCTGCATACGACACGTAGCGGCTAATTTTGCCCTAACCTTCAAGGGCAAAGACGCTAGGAGGCTACTAGTGAACGCGGCGTATGCGAAGACCGAGGTTGAATTTGATTACTGGTTTGATATCCTGCGATCTGAAGATCCCGCGATGTGTGAATGGGCGAACCGGATTGATTACTCGTTGTGGACTCAGCATCGTGATGAGGGGCGGAGATTCGGTCACATGACGACGAACATCTCCGAGTGTGTGAACTCTATCCTGAAGGGGGTCAGAAATCTCCCTGTAGCATCCCTGGTGAAGGCAACATATTGTAGGCTTGCGGAACTGTTTGTTCGCAAGGGGAGAGAGGCTGAGGCCCAGATGGGAACAGGACAACAATTCAGTCAGCATTTGGTGAAGTGTATTGAGGCCAACATGAAGACGGCCAGGTGCTTCACGGTGACGCTGTATGACCGGGATAACTCCGAGTTCACTGTAGCAGAGACAACTCCGACTGGTTCTTTCTCCTTGGGTACTTACAGAGTATCACTTGCCTCTCGGACATGTGACTGCGGGTACTTCCAGGCTCTTCATTTCCCGTGTCAGCACGCACTTGCGTGCTGTGCATACTCACGGGTCACCTGGACCTCTTACGTTCACAGCGTCTATCAGATTAGCTCGGTCTTCAATGTGTATCGGATGGGATTCACACCTCCCATCCCGGAGGGCTTCTGGCCACCTTACGACGGGCCCATGGTGATTCCAGACCCTGCCATGAGGCGTGCCAAAGAGGGTCGTCCTAGATCCACTAGGATACGGACGAATATGGACGAGGCGGATCCGAATCGGCCAAAGAGGTGCGGCCTATGTCGCCAACCCGGACACACGCGACGTAGTTGCCCACAGGTTGGAGGCTCGTCTCAGACAGGACACCATTAG